Genomic segment of Scomber scombrus chromosome 18, fScoSco1.1, whole genome shotgun sequence:
TACATCTTAGCACACTGATAGCGAAACATGTTAGGTTAAGTTCAGCGATCCATCCCACTTTCATCTGACTGCTGCTTACGGAAACACGTTATCCTCAGACGCTCACAAAAGTCCAGTTCTTCctgttggaaaaaaaagtaacttttaGAATCATCATTTCCAGGACAACAATTACACCTGGTACTAAACTATTCATTTTACATACTAGTTTACTTATCTGtgaattttaattcatttatataaGCCAAGTATCTCCATTTTGGCATCTGGTTAGcacttcaaaatgaaaatgatataaaacatgacTTTCCTAATAGCCATCTTTTGCTTtcttaaactaaaccacaaTTTTAGGTTTGAATCACTTGAACCTATTTTTACCATCTTGACTGTGTAGTTTGCCATTAATAACATGAATTACCTgactttcttcttttccttggagctctctggctctctgtctGAGTAAGTCCTCCAGACCCAGAGAAGGTTCTCTGCAGTCTTTGAGCCCCTGCGGACAGTCTTCCACCAGACTAGACACACATCAGAAATAAAGACAGGCATAGTTACTACACTGAACCAtgatttatattataatgtCAACTTGTAGATAGTGAAGACATAGTAAATAGGAGAATGTTTCTTACCAACAAAGGGCACCAAGCACATGTTCATGGAAAGGAGAATGTGGTGTGCGGAGCACGGAGACCAGCTGCTGTGCCATACCCATGGAGACAACTGTGTCTGTCGggaaacaaaagagaaagaaacaatgtTGGAGTTTAAGACATATCAGAGCCAGAGTGAATTGAAGTCCCAGTCGCAGTAAACAGGGCAGAAGCTTCTTTACATTGTCAGTACTACCATGCTTAACAGAGCAGAGACTGACAGGAATGATTAGGGTCATTAAGTGTATTTGCCTCAATAAAAGAGTAATGCAATTTAATAGAGATCTCTTTGTGACTAAAGCTACAGGAAATaaaatttattttgtttgctcATTTAAGTTCATCTTTAAATCACTTTATTATTTAGAAATtgcaaattaattaattcaaaaagaaaatatcctGGAAGCTCCTCCTGTCAGCTGCTAAACATCAAACAAACGTAAGAAGTTTGGTGTCATATGAAGCTCTGAGGAAACAGATCATGGTTGCACTGCTACGAAATAAGTAATCCAAGTGTCATCTTAGTTTAACAACACTTTCCTGATCAAATGCCTCAGTCAATCATACCTTTCTGTTCAGGATGTGACGTCAAAAGGTTGAGCAGAAGGAACGCCGATTTGGTCCTGAGCTTCTCGTTCTCCGACTGCATGCCTCGCATCAGCACTGAGAAGCCATCGTGGGACAGGAACGCCTGGAGTCCTTCCTCCTGCTCTCGGATCAAACCTGGAATCACAACAGGACATTGTTACAGCTCGTGCCACTCCATGGAGACGATCTCGTCTGAAATGTTTCATAGTGAATTTTGCAGCGGTGTCTGCCTGTGTGCAGCAGAGCTCTCAGATACTCACATGAGACTGCGTAAAGGGCTTTTACTCTGACGGTGCGGTGGGGATCTGAGTCTGTCAGCTGCACCAGTTTTGGCAGCGCTCCAATGCTTAGCAAGTGGACCTGCACCTGTGGCATGTTCTGAGCACAGGAGGCAATAAGCTGGGCAGCGCGCCACCTCAACCCACTTTGAGGATGACACAGATACTGGGAGACACACAACTCCAGTCCGCCCAGAATCATCAGATCTGTGAAGCAGAAAGAGGGTACAGTCAGGATACATTGTAGCAACTCCAAACCTCCTTCTAGCTGCTCCAACATCATTTCTTATCTGTAGAAATGTTGACTATATCAACTCTGATACCTATTATAACATTATAGGATTATGTCATGTCATGTGCCAAAACGACTACCGTTATTTAGACCCCTGAAAGTACGATTGTGaggttttgtttcttgtttagGTGTCATGCAGTTTATTACAAACCTCTAGCATTGTCCAGGTTCTCACACAACTCCGACAGCATCTCGAAGGCTGTTTCCCGCTGATCTTCATCCTCGTcgtccctctcctcctctccgtctctctccctctcgcccATTTCGTCTTTGCATAGGACCGCCAAGCACTGCTTCATCTGCGCTACTTCATCCGCCTGCCCTTTGCAGACCTCTGCGAGAGCTTCTGTCAGCCACGCTTTCCTCTGGAACGAAGAAAGAGCGTGAGAGTGTTCTCATTCTGAACAAAAACCTCCGTTTTAAAACTCAAGCTTGGCCTCTTCTTGatcacattatatattttacatctttcttttctttctttcgtgTTCTATTCTGTGCACTCATCTATTGCACATCTGTCCGTCCTGGGAGGGGGATCCCtcctgtaaccctaaccctaaccctgattcATTAGGTTTCCCCATTTTTCCCCATCAAAAGGTTTTGTCAGGGAGTTTATCCTTATTCAGATCAAGGGTCTGATGACAGATGATACTGTATCCCCCTCAGACCTGATTTGAAAATGGCTTTGTATGGTTTGCACCCTATAATGAAGAGGCACTTACCTCCTCTGACATTGGTTGAACAGGTGCAGGTCCTTCTGCAGCAGAGCCAGCATCTACTGCCAGCTGCAGGACCCCCTGAAGGTTATGGGGATATCTTCTGTCGGTCTGTCTGTCTTCTGCCATGATTTTTACTGAAAGAGctgaagagaaaaacacagcaaaaacaagTCAGTAAAACAAATGCAGAAATGATCCATATCAAGCTGCAGTGACACTGAGGTGAGGATATCGATTCAATACACAAGAAGCAAACCCAGACATCAGCGTCTTAATTGACATCATCAGGAACATGGTAAACTTTGACACAACTAGCTGCTGCTCTTCATTTAGCTACGTTTAACACTGGATGTTTTATACACTAATTCCCAACCTACCTTTGAAGCGTCCTAAAAAGTGTGTTGAATAAATGGGCACACAGTTTCTTTCTGACTTCCAAACAAGTGAACACCGCCTTTAAAAGccttcaaacacagacacatgaaTGAGCTAGAATATTCTAGCTAGCTGATTTCACGAGTTGCAACGGAGCTGCCATGCTCTACCGTAAAGATTCTACTAAACTGGTCAGCGACATTTTCAGGCCATATTTCTCAGTCTAGCCTCAGTCTCCTCAGTCGCCAAGATTTCAGCATCAACTCAGCCCTCTGAAGTTAAAATGTGgcagaactgaactgaacagtaATACGACCTCAATATTCAAAACGCACAACTGCAAACTCTCTACTAACGTAGTTACggtaaacgtgtgtgtgtgtgtgcgtagtgACGCTTATACGCACGTCGTTCAGAGAGTGCTAGTGGAAGTGAGAGGAGTACATCCCTCATGGGAACTAAATTtgttataatatttaatgttataatgtCTATGATGTGTTATATGTAAGATTAGATAAGAATATATGTGAGATGTTTTTGTAtatgatgtaaaatatataacactTTCTTCTTGGATTTCAACAAAATTATGGAGCATGGCAGGTTATTGTCCAGAGCAAAACGTGGGGAAATGTAAACTATGTTTGGCTGTCTGATAATGAGAGTACTGATCTAAAACTAGCAAAATTTCACTTTCCTTTATTTTGTGTCAATTTGGT
This window contains:
- the hspbp1 gene encoding hsp70-binding protein 1: MAEDRQTDRRYPHNLQGVLQLAVDAGSAAEGPAPVQPMSEERKAWLTEALAEVCKGQADEVAQMKQCLAVLCKDEMGERERDGEEERDDEDEDQRETAFEMLSELCENLDNARDLMILGGLELCVSQYLCHPQSGLRWRAAQLIASCAQNMPQVQVHLLSIGALPKLVQLTDSDPHRTVRVKALYAVSCLIREQEEGLQAFLSHDGFSVLMRGMQSENEKLRTKSAFLLLNLLTSHPEQKDTVVSMGMAQQLVSVLRTPHSPFHEHVLGALCCLVEDCPQGLKDCREPSLGLEDLLRQRARELQGKEESQEELDFCERLRITCFRKQQSDESGMDR